A single window of Acidobacteriota bacterium DNA harbors:
- a CDS encoding menaquinone biosynthesis protein: MSVVRLGAVEYLNARPLVYGLERRAERFSLRFDVPSRCAALLHAREVDLGIIPSIEYLRGGPYLAVPGVAIGSEGPIASVAMFSRRPPADIRTLALDTSSRTSVALLQILCKHHFQIAPEMRPMLPEPEHMLRECDAALIIGDRALLFDHVAAGVEKIDLGAAWTAYSGLPFVYAFWVGHQGAIGPEDIDLLVEVGLAGADHPDKIAEAYFAAMPAWVERGARYLRDNVKYGFGERQLAGLTRFYREAAELGLVPEFRAPRFY; the protein is encoded by the coding sequence ATGAGCGTCGTTCGCCTGGGCGCGGTTGAGTATCTGAACGCGCGGCCGCTCGTGTATGGTCTCGAACGGCGCGCCGAGAGGTTCAGCCTGCGGTTCGACGTGCCGTCGAGATGCGCCGCCCTTCTGCACGCGCGCGAGGTCGACCTCGGCATCATTCCCTCTATCGAGTACTTGAGAGGCGGCCCGTATCTCGCGGTGCCGGGTGTGGCGATCGGGTCAGAAGGTCCGATTGCCTCGGTCGCGATGTTTTCTCGGCGTCCGCCTGCCGACATCCGCACGCTCGCGCTCGATACGAGTTCGCGCACCTCGGTGGCGCTGCTGCAGATACTCTGCAAGCATCATTTCCAGATTGCGCCCGAGATGCGGCCGATGCTGCCCGAGCCCGAGCACATGCTCCGCGAGTGTGACGCGGCGCTCATCATTGGCGACAGGGCGTTGCTGTTCGACCATGTGGCGGCCGGTGTCGAGAAGATCGACCTGGGCGCGGCGTGGACCGCCTACTCGGGCCTCCCGTTCGTGTACGCGTTCTGGGTGGGCCACCAGGGGGCGATCGGGCCGGAGGACATCGACCTGCTGGTTGAGGTGGGTCTCGCCGGTGCGGATCATCCTGACAAGATTGCTGAGGCCTACTTCGCGGCGATGCCGGCCTGGGTGGAACGTGGCGCGCGTTACCTCCGTGATAATGTGAAATACGGGTTTGGCGAACGACAACTCGCGGGGCTGACGCGGTTCTATCGCGAGGCGGCGGAGCTTGGTCTCGTGCCGGAGTTCCGTGCGCCTCGGTTCTATTAG
- a CDS encoding menaquinone biosynthesis decarboxylase — protein sequence MHADLKGFIDEVEQRGWLRRVQEPVSPDLDITAVTDLASKRPGGGPALIFEQPTGFDMPVAVNLFGSLDRICLALNVSSLDALAREIETLMSPHAPTGILDAMKMLPMVWRLTDLLPKTVKDGPCQEVVRLDGTLDALPILKCWPDDGGRYITFPLVFTKDPESGVRNIGMYRMQVFDGRTTGMHWQRHKGGAQHYRIAERMGKRLEVAVALGAEPEVCYAATAPMPEGLDELQLAGFLARRRIELVKCRTVDLEVPAQANIVLEGYVDPGERRREGPFGDHTGFYSLADDFPVFHLTAMTMRRKPIYHATIVGIPPMEDVYLGKASERIFLPLIRKTIPEIVDMNFPAEGIFHNLVLISIDKRYPGHARKIMNACWGLGQLMFSKVIVVVDKDVNVQDVREVAWVVGTHMDPQRDIQFTRGPMDDLENASDLPAYGSKMGIDATRKWSSEGFTREWPTRVVTSEAAGKRAMAVWSRIAGGADEGQTRDGRS from the coding sequence ATGCACGCGGATCTGAAGGGTTTCATAGACGAGGTGGAGCAACGCGGCTGGCTGCGGCGTGTACAGGAGCCGGTGAGCCCGGACCTCGACATCACGGCGGTCACCGACCTGGCCAGCAAACGCCCGGGCGGCGGGCCCGCGCTGATCTTCGAGCAACCCACCGGATTCGACATGCCTGTGGCGGTGAACCTGTTCGGATCGCTTGACCGGATCTGCCTCGCGCTGAACGTCTCGTCGCTCGATGCCCTGGCGCGCGAGATTGAGACGCTGATGTCGCCGCACGCGCCGACCGGCATCCTCGACGCGATGAAGATGCTGCCGATGGTCTGGCGCCTGACCGATCTGCTGCCGAAGACCGTCAAGGACGGTCCGTGCCAGGAGGTCGTCAGGCTCGACGGCACGCTCGATGCGCTGCCCATCCTGAAGTGCTGGCCCGACGACGGCGGGCGGTACATCACATTTCCGCTGGTGTTCACGAAGGACCCCGAAAGTGGCGTGCGGAACATCGGCATGTATCGCATGCAGGTGTTCGACGGACGCACGACCGGGATGCACTGGCAGCGGCACAAGGGCGGCGCGCAGCATTATCGGATCGCGGAGCGGATGGGCAAGCGGCTCGAGGTCGCGGTGGCCCTCGGTGCGGAACCTGAGGTGTGCTATGCGGCGACGGCGCCAATGCCAGAGGGCCTCGACGAGTTACAGCTTGCCGGGTTTTTGGCGCGCCGGCGGATCGAACTGGTCAAGTGCCGGACCGTTGATCTCGAGGTGCCGGCGCAGGCGAACATCGTGCTCGAAGGCTATGTCGACCCGGGCGAGCGCCGTCGCGAAGGACCCTTCGGCGACCACACGGGTTTCTACTCGCTGGCCGACGACTTCCCTGTCTTCCACCTCACCGCCATGACAATGCGGCGCAAGCCGATCTACCACGCGACCATTGTCGGCATTCCGCCGATGGAAGACGTGTATCTCGGGAAGGCGAGCGAACGGATCTTCCTGCCGCTGATCCGCAAGACGATTCCAGAGATCGTGGACATGAACTTTCCGGCCGAAGGCATTTTTCACAATCTTGTCCTCATCTCGATCGACAAGCGCTATCCGGGTCACGCCCGCAAGATCATGAACGCCTGCTGGGGGCTCGGTCAGCTGATGTTCTCCAAGGTCATTGTCGTCGTCGACAAGGACGTGAACGTGCAGGACGTGCGGGAAGTGGCCTGGGTGGTAGGCACGCACATGGATCCGCAGCGGGACATCCAGTTTACGCGCGGCCCGATGGACGACCTGGAGAATGCGTCCGACCTGCCGGCCTATGGCAGCAAGATGGGGATAGACGCGACGAGGAAGTGGTCGTCCGAAGGATTCACCCGCGAGTGGCCGACGCGGGTTGTGACGTCGGAGGCGGCCGGGAAACGGGCGATGGCTGTTTGGAGCCGGATTGCGGGTGGGGCCGACGAGGGCCAGACTCGGGACGGTCGCTCATGA
- a CDS encoding Gfo/Idh/MocA family oxidoreductase gives MSERILRAAVVGVGHLGRHHARILGSMPGVALTGVVDINGQRAREIAASSGARAVTDVREILDDVDLVSIATPTDVHGEVAGLCLARGIPVLVEKPLARSVEECDAIIEASARTGAILAVGHTERFNPAVMAARPAVNKPGFIEIHRLGTFPERSLDIDVVFDLMIHDLDLVLSIVPSPIVAIEAVGVPVLTDRADIANARIRFESGCVANITASRISRERVRKIRFFQRDAYISIDCGAKEAEVYRLIRQEGRRPLIEGGSIPVVDSEPLRNELEDFVAAVRERRQPAVGGADGRNAVRLAEQITERMAACTRI, from the coding sequence GTGAGCGAGCGGATCTTGAGAGCGGCGGTGGTGGGCGTGGGGCACCTCGGCCGTCACCACGCGCGAATCCTCGGATCGATGCCAGGCGTGGCGTTGACCGGAGTCGTGGATATCAACGGCCAGCGAGCTCGCGAGATTGCGGCGTCGTCCGGCGCGCGTGCCGTGACCGATGTGCGGGAGATTCTCGACGACGTCGATCTGGTCTCGATTGCGACACCGACCGACGTGCATGGGGAGGTCGCTGGCCTCTGTCTGGCGCGCGGCATTCCCGTGCTGGTGGAGAAGCCGCTGGCCCGATCGGTTGAGGAATGCGATGCGATCATCGAGGCCTCGGCTCGAACAGGCGCGATTCTCGCCGTCGGTCACACCGAGCGATTCAATCCCGCGGTGATGGCGGCCCGCCCCGCGGTGAACAAGCCGGGCTTCATCGAGATTCACCGCCTTGGGACCTTTCCGGAGCGCAGCCTCGATATCGATGTCGTGTTCGATCTCATGATCCACGATCTGGATCTGGTGCTGTCGATCGTGCCGTCGCCGATCGTGGCCATCGAGGCCGTCGGCGTGCCCGTCCTGACCGATCGCGCCGACATCGCCAATGCGCGCATCAGATTCGAGTCGGGCTGTGTCGCCAACATCACGGCCAGCCGGATCAGCCGCGAGCGCGTCCGCAAGATCCGCTTCTTCCAGCGCGACGCCTACATCTCGATTGATTGCGGCGCGAAAGAAGCCGAAGTGTACCGGTTGATTCGCCAGGAGGGCCGGCGGCCGCTGATCGAGGGCGGCAGCATTCCCGTCGTCGATAGCGAACCCTTGCGGAACGAACTCGAAGACTTTGTCGCGGCCGTGCGCGAGCGGCGTCAGCCGGCGGTTGGCGGCGCTGACGGGCGGAACGCGGTGAGACTGGCCGAACAGATCACGGAACGGATGGCGGCATGCACGCGGATCTGA
- the lpxI gene encoding UDP-2,3-diacylglucosamine diphosphatase LpxI (LpxI, functionally equivalent to LpxH, replaces it in LPS biosynthesis in a minority of bacteria.) gives MRVGLIAGNGRFPFLVLDAARTLGHAVTILAIEEEASPDLVAAAAREPRADLHWVSLGQLSRAIEILRGAGVSQAVMAGQVKHVKIFSGIVPDRLLLSVLMKLRARNTDSLIAAVAQVMRDHGVELLDSTAYLAPLVAKAGVLTARPLTGEEQHDVEFGYGMADRIAALDIGQTIVVKSAAVVAVEAMEGTDAVIARAGRLAGPGASVIKVAKPNQDMRFDVPVVGVATIESMREAGATALSIDAGRTLLIDGDAVVRAADAAGIAIVGRPANKPSGRPA, from the coding sequence ATGCGTGTGGGTCTGATAGCCGGCAACGGGCGTTTTCCGTTTCTGGTACTGGACGCTGCGCGAACGCTGGGCCACGCCGTCACCATCCTGGCCATTGAGGAAGAAGCCTCACCAGATCTGGTCGCGGCGGCGGCGCGCGAACCGCGCGCCGACCTCCACTGGGTGTCACTCGGACAACTCAGCCGGGCCATCGAGATCCTGCGTGGGGCCGGCGTGAGCCAGGCCGTGATGGCCGGCCAGGTCAAGCACGTCAAAATTTTCTCCGGCATCGTGCCCGACCGTCTGTTGCTGTCGGTCCTGATGAAGTTGCGTGCGCGGAACACCGACTCGCTCATCGCGGCTGTGGCGCAGGTGATGCGCGACCACGGCGTCGAGTTGCTCGATTCGACCGCCTACCTCGCGCCCCTGGTCGCGAAGGCGGGCGTGCTGACGGCGCGGCCGCTGACCGGTGAGGAACAACACGACGTCGAGTTCGGGTACGGGATGGCCGATCGCATCGCGGCGCTCGACATTGGCCAGACGATTGTGGTCAAGAGTGCGGCCGTCGTGGCGGTCGAGGCTATGGAAGGGACTGACGCGGTGATCGCCCGTGCGGGCCGACTGGCGGGCCCAGGCGCGAGCGTGATCAAAGTGGCAAAACCCAATCAGGACATGCGATTCGACGTGCCGGTGGTTGGCGTGGCGACGATCGAATCGATGCGCGAGGCCGGCGCCACGGCGCTGTCGATTGATGCCGGGCGGACGTTGCTGATTGATGGCGACGCGGTCGTACGGGCGGCCGATGCGGCAGGCATCGCGATCGTGGGCCGGCCAGCCAACAAGCCATCGGGGAGGCCGGCGTGA
- the lpxA gene encoding acyl-ACP--UDP-N-acetylglucosamine O-acyltransferase — protein MAATASVQFIDVASVLERLCHRYPSGLVDAVAEIEPGRRLVAIKNVTANEHFFAGHFPDVPLMPGVLMIEALVQSATLLLLHDGDEIRNARVSLRSVTGTKFRRQVVPGDRVMLDVEVRQRRGPLARIGAVARVDGQVVTETGFVLAVAPGTASVHPTARIHPGAVLGDGTIVGAGASIGAHVRIGRNNRIGASCIIDGRTEIGDDNVLYPFGSFGLPPQDLKYKGEPTALVIGNQNVFREFVTVHRGTVTGRGATRIGHRNYLMAYGHIAHDCLVGNDTILSHGTTLGGHVDVDDFATLGGYVGIHQFCRVGKHAFIGGFSACTKDVLPFSKTVGNRALIYGMNTIGLVRRGFTPDTIRKLKAAYRLLLQSNLNTTEAVTRICDDPGLDCPEVRYLVEFVRGAKRGVVLKRGRTRSGESSADQ, from the coding sequence GTGGCCGCCACCGCCTCGGTCCAGTTCATCGACGTCGCGTCGGTGCTCGAACGGCTCTGTCACCGCTATCCCTCGGGATTGGTGGACGCGGTTGCCGAAATCGAACCGGGGCGGCGTCTGGTGGCGATCAAGAACGTCACGGCGAACGAGCACTTCTTCGCGGGTCACTTCCCGGACGTGCCGTTGATGCCGGGCGTGCTCATGATCGAGGCGCTCGTCCAGTCGGCGACGCTTCTGCTGCTGCACGATGGTGACGAGATCCGCAACGCGCGGGTCTCGTTGCGCAGCGTGACCGGCACGAAGTTCCGCCGTCAAGTCGTGCCTGGCGACCGGGTGATGCTCGACGTCGAGGTGCGGCAACGGCGAGGGCCGCTGGCCCGCATCGGTGCCGTCGCACGGGTCGACGGGCAGGTGGTGACCGAGACCGGCTTCGTCCTGGCCGTGGCTCCGGGGACCGCGTCGGTCCACCCGACCGCGCGGATCCATCCCGGCGCGGTGCTGGGCGACGGTACCATCGTCGGAGCCGGCGCGAGCATCGGTGCCCACGTGCGGATCGGCCGCAATAACCGGATCGGCGCCTCCTGCATCATCGACGGGCGTACCGAGATCGGCGACGACAATGTGCTCTACCCGTTCGGGTCGTTCGGTCTGCCGCCGCAGGACCTGAAGTACAAGGGAGAGCCGACCGCGCTCGTGATCGGCAATCAGAATGTGTTTCGGGAGTTCGTGACCGTGCATCGGGGCACGGTGACAGGGCGGGGCGCCACGCGCATCGGGCACCGCAACTACCTGATGGCGTACGGCCACATCGCGCACGACTGCCTTGTCGGCAACGACACGATTCTTTCGCATGGGACCACGCTCGGCGGCCACGTCGACGTGGATGATTTCGCCACGCTCGGCGGCTACGTCGGGATTCATCAGTTCTGCCGCGTCGGCAAGCACGCCTTCATCGGCGGGTTCTCGGCCTGCACGAAGGACGTTCTGCCGTTTTCGAAGACCGTCGGCAACCGGGCGCTCATCTACGGGATGAATACGATTGGCCTGGTGCGGCGCGGGTTCACACCGGATACCATCCGCAAGCTCAAGGCCGCGTACCGGTTGTTGCTCCAGTCGAATCTCAACACGACCGAGGCCGTGACGCGCATCTGCGACGATCCAGGGTTGGACTGCCCGGAGGTCCGCTACCTGGTGGAGTTCGTCCGTGGCGCGAAGCGCGGCGTCGTGCTCAAGCGGGGACGCACGCGATCCGGCGAATCGTCCGCCGACCAGTGA
- a CDS encoding OmpH family outer membrane protein produces the protein MKAFMVAAVVVGVLVAGIAWAQQPPVQQPPAKPPVATAPQPPAKPPVATAPQPPAKPAAAAATPAPEVKFPDGARFAYLNIQRIAGESVEGKASSARLEQLRAKKASDLNDRNKQVEALQAKQKSSVMSDDARAQVQRDIDKLQVEIQRMTQDAQQELQDMQNELQLEFQRKVAPIIQQVATEKSVQMLFSQGDSGLVWADAGLDLTAEVIRRFDAVTAAAKPPATPAPIKK, from the coding sequence ATGAAAGCGTTTATGGTTGCCGCAGTAGTAGTAGGCGTTCTGGTCGCGGGCATCGCCTGGGCCCAGCAGCCTCCGGTTCAACAGCCGCCGGCCAAGCCGCCGGTCGCGACGGCTCCCCAGCCGCCGGCCAAGCCGCCGGTCGCGACGGCTCCCCAGCCGCCAGCCAAGCCGGCTGCCGCGGCCGCCACGCCAGCTCCGGAGGTGAAGTTCCCGGACGGCGCCAGGTTCGCGTACCTCAACATTCAGCGGATTGCGGGCGAGTCGGTCGAAGGCAAGGCGTCGAGCGCACGGCTCGAACAGCTCCGGGCGAAGAAGGCCAGCGACCTCAACGACAGGAACAAGCAGGTCGAGGCGCTGCAGGCCAAGCAGAAGAGCAGCGTCATGAGCGACGATGCCCGGGCGCAGGTGCAGCGTGATATCGACAAGCTGCAGGTCGAGATCCAGCGGATGACCCAGGATGCGCAGCAGGAGCTTCAGGACATGCAGAACGAGCTGCAGTTGGAGTTCCAGCGCAAGGTCGCGCCGATTATCCAGCAGGTGGCCACGGAGAAGTCCGTCCAGATGCTGTTCAGTCAGGGCGACTCCGGCCTGGTGTGGGCGGATGCCGGTCTGGATCTGACCGCCGAGGTCATTCGCCGGTTTGACGCCGTCACGGCGGCCGCGAAGCCGCCGGCGACGCCCGCGCCGATCAAGAAGTAA
- a CDS encoding BamA/TamA family outer membrane protein: MSIRTYLVAAAVVGVLGASPAGAQPPAAGVPTAPQAQPGPKLPPADSPALLRSIELRFPTQGNLSVIEPQTYLYYIETRPSRSSDGVWTPFDEKAILEDFKRLWATNFLDNIWVEVNDAPYENGVVGKRVVFNLEERQRVKIVDYVGSRKIEQSKIEEKLRDENIQIRLDSFIDPALIRRVEGIIRDMFAEKGYQFAKVDHVIKEVAGGPKLVNVSFVMDEGPRVRIHSVEFVGNKAVSSGALARQMKNNRKVWMFSWITSGGTYQAAKFEEDADKVVEYYRNLGYVMARVGQPSLKFIEDSTDKTTRYVALRIPVQEGERYRVGDFAFDGNTVVKSEGLKEIFNVKGGDYYSEKKIRKAMDKARELYGSVGYYEFTAYPDVKPRGVPAPGEDADNPLAPPKPAAKPAGPPTIDVTMRIQEGKQYFVNRIIFTGNTHTRDNVIRREIRLFEGGVFNTEALKYSVKRLNQLGYFKQLDGGKDMSVDKTPGTDNKVDVKLKLEEQNRNQITFGAGVSQYEGVFGQLTFQTSNFLGKGETLSVSAQKGSRAKNYQISFSEPFLFDRPITVGGDVHKQSIIYPYAYTQNNTGGAATVGFQVGAYARVFGTYSLDQIRVSDIYPTYLPQPQLFFTPSDVYSSVGLERSPFIPSNGELAPSNPYMADLLLLNQGGKRTISKVTPSYVYNSVDNPIFPAAGKRLTAALDVAGIGGDTSYLKPTLEAVWYLQQSRRFSLGVRGQWISITPTGGTTTLPIFERLYLGGEYSVRGFDLRSIGPRDPISGVVVGGVKSLLFNAEYLIQVAGPVRLVLFYDAGQVTDTGQRMTLGDFKTSTGAEIRFFMPVLNVPFRLIAAYNPQRAGVLDNQLQLAKAFTFRFAVGTTF; encoded by the coding sequence ATGTCGATTCGGACGTATTTGGTTGCGGCCGCCGTGGTGGGCGTTCTGGGGGCCAGTCCGGCTGGCGCGCAGCCGCCGGCTGCCGGAGTGCCGACCGCGCCGCAGGCCCAGCCAGGGCCGAAGCTGCCCCCCGCCGATTCCCCCGCGCTGCTGCGCTCCATCGAATTGCGGTTTCCGACGCAGGGCAATCTGTCGGTGATCGAGCCGCAGACGTACCTGTACTACATAGAGACGCGGCCCAGCCGGTCGAGTGACGGCGTCTGGACACCGTTTGACGAGAAGGCCATCCTCGAGGATTTCAAACGACTCTGGGCGACCAACTTCCTCGACAACATCTGGGTTGAGGTCAACGATGCGCCCTATGAGAACGGGGTCGTCGGCAAACGCGTGGTCTTCAATCTCGAAGAACGGCAACGCGTCAAGATCGTCGACTACGTCGGTTCCAGAAAGATCGAGCAGTCCAAGATCGAGGAAAAGCTGCGCGACGAGAACATCCAGATCCGCCTGGACTCGTTTATCGATCCGGCGCTCATCCGCCGCGTCGAAGGGATCATCCGCGACATGTTCGCGGAGAAGGGCTACCAGTTCGCCAAGGTCGATCACGTCATCAAGGAAGTCGCCGGGGGTCCGAAACTGGTCAACGTGTCGTTCGTCATGGACGAAGGTCCGCGCGTGCGGATTCACAGCGTCGAATTCGTCGGGAACAAGGCGGTCTCCAGCGGCGCGCTCGCCCGGCAGATGAAGAACAACCGCAAGGTGTGGATGTTCTCGTGGATCACCAGCGGCGGCACGTACCAGGCGGCGAAATTCGAGGAAGACGCCGACAAGGTCGTCGAGTACTACCGCAATCTGGGGTATGTCATGGCCCGGGTGGGCCAGCCCAGCCTGAAATTCATCGAGGATTCGACCGACAAGACCACCCGGTACGTTGCGCTGCGGATTCCCGTCCAGGAAGGTGAACGGTACCGGGTCGGCGACTTCGCGTTCGACGGCAACACGGTCGTCAAGAGCGAAGGCCTCAAGGAAATCTTTAACGTCAAGGGTGGCGATTACTACAGCGAGAAGAAAATCCGGAAGGCGATGGACAAGGCCCGCGAGCTGTACGGGTCGGTGGGCTACTATGAGTTCACAGCCTACCCGGACGTCAAGCCCCGGGGCGTTCCGGCGCCAGGCGAGGATGCGGACAATCCGCTTGCGCCGCCGAAGCCGGCCGCCAAACCTGCCGGTCCGCCCACTATCGACGTGACGATGCGGATTCAGGAGGGCAAGCAGTACTTCGTCAACCGGATCATCTTCACCGGCAATACGCACACGCGCGACAACGTCATCCGCCGGGAGATCAGGCTGTTCGAGGGTGGCGTCTTCAACACCGAGGCCTTGAAGTACAGCGTCAAGCGTCTGAACCAGCTCGGCTACTTCAAGCAGCTCGACGGTGGCAAAGACATGTCGGTCGACAAGACGCCTGGCACCGACAACAAGGTCGATGTCAAGCTGAAGCTCGAAGAACAGAACCGGAACCAGATTACCTTTGGTGCCGGCGTGTCGCAGTACGAAGGCGTGTTCGGCCAGTTGACGTTCCAGACGTCGAACTTCCTGGGAAAGGGCGAGACGTTGAGCGTGTCGGCGCAGAAGGGGTCGCGGGCGAAAAACTACCAGATCAGCTTCTCGGAGCCGTTCCTGTTCGACCGGCCGATCACGGTGGGCGGCGATGTCCACAAGCAGTCGATCATCTATCCGTACGCCTATACGCAGAACAACACAGGCGGCGCGGCCACGGTCGGGTTCCAGGTCGGCGCCTATGCGCGGGTCTTTGGGACATACAGCCTCGACCAGATTCGCGTCTCCGACATCTATCCGACCTACCTGCCGCAGCCGCAGCTCTTCTTCACGCCGTCAGACGTGTATTCATCGGTGGGGCTGGAGCGCTCGCCGTTTATTCCATCGAATGGCGAGTTGGCGCCGTCCAACCCGTACATGGCAGACTTGCTGCTCCTGAACCAGGGCGGAAAGCGGACGATCAGCAAGGTGACCCCGAGTTACGTGTATAACTCGGTCGACAACCCGATCTTTCCCGCGGCCGGCAAGCGCTTGACGGCCGCGCTGGATGTCGCGGGTATCGGAGGGGACACCAGCTACCTCAAGCCTACGCTCGAGGCTGTCTGGTACTTGCAGCAGTCGCGGCGGTTCTCGCTGGGCGTCCGCGGCCAGTGGATTTCGATTACCCCGACCGGCGGCACGACCACGCTCCCGATCTTCGAGCGGCTGTACCTCGGCGGCGAATACAGTGTCCGCGGGTTCGATCTGCGCAGCATTGGCCCACGCGATCCGATCTCCGGCGTTGTGGTCGGCGGCGTCAAGAGCCTGCTCTTCAACGCCGAGTACCTGATACAGGTTGCGGGACCCGTGCGACTCGTGTTGTTCTATGATGCGGGCCAGGTCACCGACACGGGGCAGCGGATGACGCTGGGCGATTTCAAGACGTCGACCGGCGCCGAGATCCGGTTCTTCATGCCGGTGCTGAACGTGCCGTTCCGTCTGATCGCGGCCTACAACCCGCAGCGTGCAGGCGTGCTCGATAATCAACTCCAGCTGGCGAAGGCCTTCACCTTCCGGTTTGCGGTCGGAACGACGTTCTAG